One window of the Pseudochaenichthys georgianus chromosome 21, fPseGeo1.2, whole genome shotgun sequence genome contains the following:
- the aff3 gene encoding AF4/FMR2 family member 3 isoform X1, with protein sequence MPTVLGDKGKLSIVCFLIRCAYSQVTRSQHIICAKDILEDMTQSWTSQHALGGDQAQHILYNPKEAKLPTAQQRQSRGDVQLRVTRHPRVAPHKSMLVDDLKLSSDEDDTQRATHESAPWDRHSLSAHRAHTHGRRVRHSSSDSSGSDSSAESCSSSSSSSSLHSRSRSPDPHPDPASPPPCNNTETDHPPVAQWQLDKWPKKSRKKSTSSDQDPSQIIPGRLPSLPNNRAPSPARFWDTDRDYSPSQSPIPSPQFNYSHNNSPLPSPGYSFCPSPSPFPSTCPSPGPRLIPSPVPSVCPSPCGRTRASRSPSPIPRDPPRSPSPSLPAPSKVRHYPEVQTTQPSLTTNHHRTKSRPWITPLPNSDTKSKPTTSTHLHQHRPKTRPPQEQEQSKLKTSQIPSHTSRHKPNSHPSLKQISEAPKAKHTSHFEPTQGSRSNHKSSHKPRPSFQSSSQHSTTTAKHLAPGSRETNSGHSSHSQSTSKAATNPTAGLNSRSNPSIKPRAKSSEAPAPAHVNQTKPTQKKAQSKDRAVEHRGDHLSQAEGRKHERKEDRHREPKQGKQGRKEDRRLAEEQLLRRPWIHSSAEEEEEEEEVIVIESRREERGGNRGRREQQQRREWQTKPTNTTQQRHQDYSHRTKKGGRSEEERELSPPPSRSPSPHKVHSSSSSSSSSNSESESEHQAPITKVQADSTSHRKLPQRGGRSEGDRPKVVQPTAGHPGEGGQKHYTLVPFGRSEQATAPSQRGLRNLVVHIDLCLLKRVPDSTTTSPVKKPSASSATKQREAMKHLCLPEAASKDSKRKRKLENGVSHRESKRSLPHANDPSGHTEPSSLTAERNFVTETLHNGYLEEYMDNKRPLSPLSPLSDSPETTKPPPKTKTSEQLHVHKNRDKNRDSALKPKMEVECVKVLRQPQPPESWGPAGHRGAVPNNETPHHAEYYLHEAKRMKHRADAMVDKLGKAVNYVDAALSFMECGKAMEEGPLEAKSPYTMYSETVELIRYAMRLKSHSGPGARHEDKQLAVLCFRCLALLYWQMFRLKKDHALKYSKVLLDYFKVGYSSSKVPSTPPPGWSDSGKGAGGPPDSLSPNSKHLSRGSNGGSAFPSHISIPQRIHQMAANHLNITNSVLYSYEYWEVADNLAKENKEFFNYLNTLSGPLTLHSSIAHTVQYTRQALQWIRISAKLN encoded by the exons ATGCCTACTGTCCTCGGCGACAAAGGGAAACTTTCCATCGTCTGTTTTCTGATCAGATGCGCATATTctcag GTAACAAGAAGCCAACACATCATCTGTGCCAAAGATATTCTGGAG GACATGACTCAGTCCTGGACGTCCCAGCATGCCTTAGGGGGAGACCAGGCCCAACACATCCTCTACAACCCTAAG GAAGCAAAACTACCGACTGCACAACAAAGACAAA gTCGGGGGGATGTGCAGCTTCGAGTGACCCGTCACCCTCGTGTGGCTCCTCACAAATC CATGCTTGTGGATGACTTGAAGCTGAGCAGTGATGAAGATGACACCCAAAgg GCAACTCATGAGTCAGCTCCCTGGGACAGACACAG CCTGTCAGCACATcgagcacacacacatggcAGGAGGGTGAGACATTCCAGCTCTGACTCGTCAGGCTCGGACTCCAGCGCAGAGtcgtgcagcagcagcagcagcagcagcagccttcACTCCCGCAGCCGGAGCCCGGACCCTCACCCAGACCCTGCATCCCCTCCACCCTGCAACAACACAGAG ACTGATCACCCCCCTGTGGCTCAGTGGCAGTTGGATAAATGGCCGAAGAAGTCCCGGAAAAAATCCACCAGCAGTGACCAGGATCCTTCCCAGATCATCCCAGGACGCCTTCCCTCTCTTCCCAACAACAGAGCCCCATCTCCAGCCCGGTTCTGGGACACCGACCGGGATTACAGCCCCAGCCAGAGCCCTATCCCCAGCCCACAGTTCAACTACAGCCACAACAACAGCCCCCTCCCCAGCCCGGGTTACAGCTTCTGCCCGAGCCCCAGTCCGTTCCCCAGCACCTGCCCGAGCCCGGGACCCAGGCTGATCCCCAGTCCGGTCCCGAGTGTTTGCCCCAGTCCGTGTGGGAGAACTAGAGCCAGTCGAAGCCCGAGTCCGATACCAAGAGACCCTCCAAGGAGCCCCAGTCCGAGCCTACCTGCTCCTTCCAAGGTCCGACACTACCCCGAGGTTCAGACGACACAACCTAGCCTTACGACTAATCACCACAGGACGAAAAGCAGGCCATGGATTACCCCATTGCCTAACAGCGACACCAAGAGCAAGCCTACAACCAGCACTCATCTTCATCAGCACCGGCCAAAGACTCGACCTCCGCAGGAGCAAGAGCAAAGCAAACTAAAGACTTCTCAGATTCCCAGCCACACATCTAGACACAAGCCGAACTCGCATCCAAGTTTAAAGCAGATTTCCGAGGCTCCCAAAGCCAAACACACGTCCCATTTTGAACCAACTCAGGGTAGTAGATCCAACCACAAATCCAGCCACAAGCCCAGGCCTTCGTTTCAGTCTAGCTCGCAACATAGCACCACAACAGCAAAGCACTTAGCCCCCGGAAGTCGTGAAACCAACTCTGGTCACAGTTCTCATTCCCAATCTACCTCTAAAGCTGCTACTAATCCCACTGCTGGGTTAAACTCTAGATCAAATCCTAGCATCAAACCAAGAGCCAAGTCCTCAGAGGCCCCGGCTCCTGCGCATGTTAACCAAACCAAACCAACGCAGAAGAAAGCTCAGAGTAAGGACCGGGCGGTGGAGCACAGAGGAGATCATTTGAGCCAAGCTGAGGGGAGAAAACACGAGAGGAAAGAGGACAGACATCGGGAACCAAAGCAAGGGAAACAGGGGAGAAAGGAAGACAGGAGGCTGGCGGAGGAGCAGCTACTGAGACGTCCCTGGATCCACAGTTCAgctgaagaagaggaggaggaagaggaggtgatAGTGATAGAGAGTAGGAGAGAGGAAAGAGGGGGAAACAGGGGGAGGAGAGAGCAGCAACAACGACGCGAATGGCAAACCAAACCCACAAATACCACGCAACAACGACATCAGGACTACTCGCACAGGACAAAAAAGGGAGGAAGAAGTGAGGAAGAGAGGGAGTTATCACCTCCTCCGTCCCGGTCCCCATCTCCTCACAAAGtacactcctcctcctcctcctcctcctcttccaatTCTGAGTCTGAGTCTGAACATCAGGCTCCCATCACTAAAGTCCAAGCAGACTCCACCTCTCACAGGAAACTCCCCCAGAGAGGAGGCAGGTCGGAGGGTGACAGGCCGAAGGTGGTGCAGCCCACCGCAGGTCACCCAGGTGAGGGGGGGCAGAAGCACTACACCCTGGTGCCGTTTGGGCGGAGCGAACAAGCTACAGCGCCGTCCCAGAGAGGGCTGAGGAACCTGGTGGTGCACATAGACCTGTGTCTGCTGAAAAGAGTCCCGGACAGCACCACTACTTCCCCGGTGAAAAAACCCTCCGCCTCTTCGGCCACTAAGCAGAGAGAGGCGATGAAACACCTGTGTCTCCCCGAGGCTGCGTCGAAAGACAGCAAAAGGAAACGCAAG CTGGAGAATGGCGTGTCACACAGAGAAAGCAAGAGGAGTCTTCCTCATGCAAACGACCCGTCAGGACACACAGAGCCTTCAAGTCTCACAGCCGAGCGCAACTTTGTGACTGAGACTTTGCACAATGG GTACTTGGAGGAGTACATGGACAACAAGAGGCCGTTGTCTCCTCTGTCTCCGCTGTCCGACAGCCCTGAGACCACCAAGCCCCCCCCCAAAACAAAGACTTCCGAGCAGCTCCATGTCCACAAGAACAGAGACAAGAATAGAGATTCTGCTTTAAAG cCCAAGATGGAGGTGGAATGTGTCAAAGTGTTGAGACAGCCCCAACCACCTGAGTCCTGGGGCCCTGCAGGGCACAGAGGGGCCGTGCCAAACAACGAAAC TCCGCACCATGCTGAGTACTACTTGCATGAAGCCAAGAGGATGAAGCACCGCGCCGACGCAATG GTGGACAAGCTGGGGAAGGCTGTGAATTACGTGGACGCCGCTCTGTCCTTCATGGAATGTGGGAAAGCGATGGAGGAAGGGCCGCTCGAGGCAAAGTCTCCCTACACCATGTACTCAGAAACCGTGGAGCTTATCAG GTACGCCATGAGGCTGAAGAGCCACTCCGGGCCCGGGGCGAGACACGAAGACAAACAGCTGGCGGTGCTTTG TTTCCGATGCCTTGCACTTCTTTACTGGCAAATGTTTCGTTTGAAGAAGGACCATGCACTGAAATACTCCAAAGTTCTGCTGGACTACTTTAAGGTAGGCTAT AGTTCTTCCAAAGTGCCTTCTACACCCCCACCCGGTTGGAGTGACTCTGGGAA GGGAGCAGGAGGACCCCCTGATTCACTCTCACCCAACAGCAAACACCTGAGCCGGGGGTCAAACGGGGGCAGCGCCTTCCCCTCTCACATCAGCATCCCCCAGCGCATCCACCAGATGGCAGCCAACCACCTGAACATCACCAACAGCGTGCTGTACAGCTACGAGTACTGGGAGGTGGCCGACAACCTGGCAAAGGAGAAtaaag AGTTCTTCAACTACTTGAATACATTGTCTGGGCCTTTGACTCTTCACAGTAGCATCGCTCACACAGTCCAATACACCAGACAGGCTCTGCAGTGGATACGCATTAGTGCCAAACTTAACTGA
- the aff3 gene encoding AF4/FMR2 family member 3 isoform X2 has product MPTVLGDKGKLSIVCFLIRCAYSQVTRSQHIICAKDILEDMTQSWTSQHALGGDQAQHILYNPKEAKLPTAQQRQSRGDVQLRVTRHPRVAPHKSMLVDDLKLSSDEDDTQRATHESAPWDRHSLSAHRAHTHGRRVRHSSSDSSGSDSSAESCSSSSSSSSLHSRSRSPDPHPDPASPPPCNNTETDHPPVAQWQLDKWPKKSRKKSTSSDQDPSQIIPGRLPSLPNNRAPSPARFWDTDRDYSPSQSPIPSPQFNYSHNNSPLPSPGYSFCPSPSPFPSTCPSPGPRLIPSPVPSVCPSPCGRTRASRSPSPIPRDPPRSPSPSLPAPSKVRHYPEVQTTQPSLTTNHHRTKSRPWITPLPNSDTKSKPTTSTHLHQHRPKTRPPQEQEQSKLKTSQIPSHTSRHKPNSHPSLKQISEAPKAKHTSHFEPTQGSRSNHKSSHKPRPSFQSSSQHSTTTAKHLAPGSRETNSGHSSHSQSTSKAATNPTAGLNSRSNPSIKPRAKSSEAPAPAHVNQTKPTQKKAQSKDRAVEHRGDHLSQAEGRKHERKEDRHREPKQGKQGRKEDRRLAEEQLLRRPWIHSSAEEEEEEEEVIVIESRREERGGNRGRREQQQRREWQTKPTNTTQQRHQDYSHRTKKGGRSEEERELSPPPSRSPSPHKVHSSSSSSSSSNSESESEHQAPITKVQADSTSHRKLPQRGGRSEGDRPKVVQPTAGHPGEGGQKHYTLVPFGRSEQATAPSQRGLRNLVVHIDLCLLKRVPDSTTTSPVKKPSASSATKQREAMKHLCLPEAASKDSKRKRKLENGVSHRESKRSLPHANDPSGHTEPSSLTAERNFVTETLHNGYLEEYMDNKRPLSPLSPLSDSPETTKPPPKTKTSEQLHVHKNRDKNRDSALKPKMEVECVKVLRQPQPPESWGPAGHRGAVPNNETPHHAEYYLHEAKRMKHRADAMVDKLGKAVNYVDAALSFMECGKAMEEGPLEAKSPYTMYSETVELIRYAMRLKSHSGPGARHEDKQLAVLCFRCLALLYWQMFRLKKDHALKYSKVLLDYFKSSSKVPSTPPPGWSDSGKGAGGPPDSLSPNSKHLSRGSNGGSAFPSHISIPQRIHQMAANHLNITNSVLYSYEYWEVADNLAKENKEFFNYLNTLSGPLTLHSSIAHTVQYTRQALQWIRISAKLN; this is encoded by the exons ATGCCTACTGTCCTCGGCGACAAAGGGAAACTTTCCATCGTCTGTTTTCTGATCAGATGCGCATATTctcag GTAACAAGAAGCCAACACATCATCTGTGCCAAAGATATTCTGGAG GACATGACTCAGTCCTGGACGTCCCAGCATGCCTTAGGGGGAGACCAGGCCCAACACATCCTCTACAACCCTAAG GAAGCAAAACTACCGACTGCACAACAAAGACAAA gTCGGGGGGATGTGCAGCTTCGAGTGACCCGTCACCCTCGTGTGGCTCCTCACAAATC CATGCTTGTGGATGACTTGAAGCTGAGCAGTGATGAAGATGACACCCAAAgg GCAACTCATGAGTCAGCTCCCTGGGACAGACACAG CCTGTCAGCACATcgagcacacacacatggcAGGAGGGTGAGACATTCCAGCTCTGACTCGTCAGGCTCGGACTCCAGCGCAGAGtcgtgcagcagcagcagcagcagcagcagccttcACTCCCGCAGCCGGAGCCCGGACCCTCACCCAGACCCTGCATCCCCTCCACCCTGCAACAACACAGAG ACTGATCACCCCCCTGTGGCTCAGTGGCAGTTGGATAAATGGCCGAAGAAGTCCCGGAAAAAATCCACCAGCAGTGACCAGGATCCTTCCCAGATCATCCCAGGACGCCTTCCCTCTCTTCCCAACAACAGAGCCCCATCTCCAGCCCGGTTCTGGGACACCGACCGGGATTACAGCCCCAGCCAGAGCCCTATCCCCAGCCCACAGTTCAACTACAGCCACAACAACAGCCCCCTCCCCAGCCCGGGTTACAGCTTCTGCCCGAGCCCCAGTCCGTTCCCCAGCACCTGCCCGAGCCCGGGACCCAGGCTGATCCCCAGTCCGGTCCCGAGTGTTTGCCCCAGTCCGTGTGGGAGAACTAGAGCCAGTCGAAGCCCGAGTCCGATACCAAGAGACCCTCCAAGGAGCCCCAGTCCGAGCCTACCTGCTCCTTCCAAGGTCCGACACTACCCCGAGGTTCAGACGACACAACCTAGCCTTACGACTAATCACCACAGGACGAAAAGCAGGCCATGGATTACCCCATTGCCTAACAGCGACACCAAGAGCAAGCCTACAACCAGCACTCATCTTCATCAGCACCGGCCAAAGACTCGACCTCCGCAGGAGCAAGAGCAAAGCAAACTAAAGACTTCTCAGATTCCCAGCCACACATCTAGACACAAGCCGAACTCGCATCCAAGTTTAAAGCAGATTTCCGAGGCTCCCAAAGCCAAACACACGTCCCATTTTGAACCAACTCAGGGTAGTAGATCCAACCACAAATCCAGCCACAAGCCCAGGCCTTCGTTTCAGTCTAGCTCGCAACATAGCACCACAACAGCAAAGCACTTAGCCCCCGGAAGTCGTGAAACCAACTCTGGTCACAGTTCTCATTCCCAATCTACCTCTAAAGCTGCTACTAATCCCACTGCTGGGTTAAACTCTAGATCAAATCCTAGCATCAAACCAAGAGCCAAGTCCTCAGAGGCCCCGGCTCCTGCGCATGTTAACCAAACCAAACCAACGCAGAAGAAAGCTCAGAGTAAGGACCGGGCGGTGGAGCACAGAGGAGATCATTTGAGCCAAGCTGAGGGGAGAAAACACGAGAGGAAAGAGGACAGACATCGGGAACCAAAGCAAGGGAAACAGGGGAGAAAGGAAGACAGGAGGCTGGCGGAGGAGCAGCTACTGAGACGTCCCTGGATCCACAGTTCAgctgaagaagaggaggaggaagaggaggtgatAGTGATAGAGAGTAGGAGAGAGGAAAGAGGGGGAAACAGGGGGAGGAGAGAGCAGCAACAACGACGCGAATGGCAAACCAAACCCACAAATACCACGCAACAACGACATCAGGACTACTCGCACAGGACAAAAAAGGGAGGAAGAAGTGAGGAAGAGAGGGAGTTATCACCTCCTCCGTCCCGGTCCCCATCTCCTCACAAAGtacactcctcctcctcctcctcctcctcttccaatTCTGAGTCTGAGTCTGAACATCAGGCTCCCATCACTAAAGTCCAAGCAGACTCCACCTCTCACAGGAAACTCCCCCAGAGAGGAGGCAGGTCGGAGGGTGACAGGCCGAAGGTGGTGCAGCCCACCGCAGGTCACCCAGGTGAGGGGGGGCAGAAGCACTACACCCTGGTGCCGTTTGGGCGGAGCGAACAAGCTACAGCGCCGTCCCAGAGAGGGCTGAGGAACCTGGTGGTGCACATAGACCTGTGTCTGCTGAAAAGAGTCCCGGACAGCACCACTACTTCCCCGGTGAAAAAACCCTCCGCCTCTTCGGCCACTAAGCAGAGAGAGGCGATGAAACACCTGTGTCTCCCCGAGGCTGCGTCGAAAGACAGCAAAAGGAAACGCAAG CTGGAGAATGGCGTGTCACACAGAGAAAGCAAGAGGAGTCTTCCTCATGCAAACGACCCGTCAGGACACACAGAGCCTTCAAGTCTCACAGCCGAGCGCAACTTTGTGACTGAGACTTTGCACAATGG GTACTTGGAGGAGTACATGGACAACAAGAGGCCGTTGTCTCCTCTGTCTCCGCTGTCCGACAGCCCTGAGACCACCAAGCCCCCCCCCAAAACAAAGACTTCCGAGCAGCTCCATGTCCACAAGAACAGAGACAAGAATAGAGATTCTGCTTTAAAG cCCAAGATGGAGGTGGAATGTGTCAAAGTGTTGAGACAGCCCCAACCACCTGAGTCCTGGGGCCCTGCAGGGCACAGAGGGGCCGTGCCAAACAACGAAAC TCCGCACCATGCTGAGTACTACTTGCATGAAGCCAAGAGGATGAAGCACCGCGCCGACGCAATG GTGGACAAGCTGGGGAAGGCTGTGAATTACGTGGACGCCGCTCTGTCCTTCATGGAATGTGGGAAAGCGATGGAGGAAGGGCCGCTCGAGGCAAAGTCTCCCTACACCATGTACTCAGAAACCGTGGAGCTTATCAG GTACGCCATGAGGCTGAAGAGCCACTCCGGGCCCGGGGCGAGACACGAAGACAAACAGCTGGCGGTGCTTTG TTTCCGATGCCTTGCACTTCTTTACTGGCAAATGTTTCGTTTGAAGAAGGACCATGCACTGAAATACTCCAAAGTTCTGCTGGACTACTTTAAG AGTTCTTCCAAAGTGCCTTCTACACCCCCACCCGGTTGGAGTGACTCTGGGAA GGGAGCAGGAGGACCCCCTGATTCACTCTCACCCAACAGCAAACACCTGAGCCGGGGGTCAAACGGGGGCAGCGCCTTCCCCTCTCACATCAGCATCCCCCAGCGCATCCACCAGATGGCAGCCAACCACCTGAACATCACCAACAGCGTGCTGTACAGCTACGAGTACTGGGAGGTGGCCGACAACCTGGCAAAGGAGAAtaaag AGTTCTTCAACTACTTGAATACATTGTCTGGGCCTTTGACTCTTCACAGTAGCATCGCTCACACAGTCCAATACACCAGACAGGCTCTGCAGTGGATACGCATTAGTGCCAAACTTAACTGA